One Thermococcus kodakarensis KOD1 genomic window carries:
- a CDS encoding 5-methyltetrahydropteroyltriglutamate--homocysteine methyltransferase: protein MIVPALIGSLPRPVSLAKKIEQYSIGRLGEEDLEKAYLEHTRRAFIKLREAGIQVITDGLYRWDDIFNPFIRFIEGIEVNGLFKFYENNFFYRSPIVRGELSLRENPLPEWLNQALAIKEEVYPGATLKAVLPGPVTLAYHSLNEYYKNLDELSEAYAGVIEEAIKELPVELVEIQEPALAAELSRATREKSDEVSKETAKTLIERLSKVKKLWVVTYFGTPQVLPNNVILNVDLVSGSVPEKYSGELGLGIVDARETRMERRDRLEDKLRPYLRKHSRIYVTPNTLLDFLPESVAWRKLKLLGKLGGE from the coding sequence ATGATAGTGCCAGCCCTTATTGGAAGCCTTCCAAGACCCGTTTCCCTGGCTAAGAAAATCGAGCAGTACTCGATAGGAAGACTTGGGGAGGAAGACCTCGAAAAGGCCTACCTTGAGCACACGAGGAGGGCCTTCATCAAGCTCAGGGAGGCCGGAATACAGGTGATCACCGATGGCCTCTACCGCTGGGACGACATCTTCAACCCCTTCATACGCTTCATAGAGGGGATTGAGGTCAACGGACTTTTCAAGTTCTATGAGAACAACTTCTTCTACCGCTCGCCAATCGTGAGGGGGGAGCTTTCCCTGCGCGAGAACCCTCTTCCCGAGTGGCTCAACCAGGCGCTGGCCATAAAGGAGGAAGTTTACCCCGGGGCAACGCTTAAGGCCGTCCTGCCCGGCCCGGTAACCCTGGCCTACCACTCACTTAACGAGTACTACAAAAACCTCGACGAGCTCTCAGAGGCCTACGCGGGAGTGATTGAGGAGGCCATCAAGGAGCTTCCGGTTGAGCTCGTGGAAATTCAGGAACCCGCCCTGGCGGCTGAGCTCTCAAGGGCCACGAGGGAAAAGAGCGACGAGGTATCGAAGGAGACCGCTAAGACCCTGATAGAGCGCCTCTCAAAGGTCAAGAAGCTTTGGGTTGTTACTTACTTCGGAACCCCCCAGGTTCTCCCGAATAACGTCATCCTGAACGTCGACCTCGTCAGCGGCTCGGTTCCGGAAAAGTACTCTGGAGAGCTCGGTCTGGGCATAGTTGACGCTAGAGAGACCAGGATGGAGCGCAGGGACCGCCTGGAGGACAAGCTGAGGCCCTACCTCAGAAAGCACAGCAGGATTTACGTCACCCCGAACACGCTCCTGGACTTCCTCCCGGAGAGCGTCGCCTGGAGAAAGCTCAAGCTTCTCGGAAAGCTCGGAGGTGAGTGA
- a CDS encoding cystathionine gamma-synthase family protein, which produces MVAVKPLHDPVYLTVAFEQAGETGLSDRGFDLKYSREENPTVRLLEKKVASIEGGTDSLAFNSGMAAISALYISTLKAGEEVVLPMEGYGTTIQLAEELRKFGVRVKLAYPSSEALNEAITENTRLVLTEVVTNPTLKVIDVPEVIRRAKEVGATVVVDNTFSPLIFKPLKVRADGVIHSLTKYIAGHNDVMGGALIWGDLDPENLWHWRRRLGSIIQPFEAWLVIRGLKTLELRFERQSRTAQTIAEFLSEHPKIEKVHYPGLKDDPYHPTARRIFSKPLFGGVLSFLHREGESGAKAFLMRLKRVFPSPSLGGVESLASYPVMSAAKTMPEERRRLLGITPGLIRLSVGVEDADLLIEDIDRALGGG; this is translated from the coding sequence GTGGTTGCAGTGAAGCCTCTCCATGATCCAGTGTACCTCACGGTTGCCTTTGAGCAGGCAGGCGAGACGGGGCTCTCGGACAGGGGTTTTGACCTCAAGTACTCCAGGGAAGAAAACCCAACGGTAAGGCTCCTGGAAAAGAAAGTTGCTTCTATAGAGGGGGGCACGGATTCTCTGGCATTCAACAGCGGGATGGCAGCCATAAGCGCTCTATACATTTCCACTCTCAAAGCGGGCGAAGAAGTAGTTCTTCCCATGGAGGGCTATGGAACGACGATCCAGCTCGCAGAGGAGCTGAGGAAGTTCGGTGTGAGGGTCAAGCTTGCATATCCGAGTTCAGAAGCCCTCAATGAGGCGATAACGGAGAACACCAGGCTGGTTCTTACAGAAGTAGTCACCAACCCGACCCTGAAGGTAATAGACGTTCCTGAAGTCATAAGGCGGGCGAAAGAGGTGGGGGCAACGGTCGTAGTTGACAACACATTCTCTCCATTGATTTTCAAGCCGCTAAAAGTTAGGGCAGATGGGGTAATCCACAGCCTCACCAAATACATAGCTGGCCACAATGACGTTATGGGCGGGGCTCTGATATGGGGCGACCTTGATCCTGAAAACCTCTGGCACTGGAGGAGGAGGCTTGGATCGATAATCCAGCCCTTCGAGGCCTGGCTGGTAATCAGGGGCCTCAAGACTTTGGAGCTGCGCTTTGAGAGACAGAGCAGAACTGCCCAGACCATAGCCGAATTCCTGAGCGAGCATCCAAAGATTGAAAAAGTTCACTACCCTGGCCTCAAGGACGATCCATACCATCCCACCGCCAGGAGGATATTCTCAAAGCCCCTCTTCGGCGGAGTCCTCAGCTTCCTCCACAGGGAGGGAGAGAGCGGGGCTAAGGCGTTTCTCATGAGGCTGAAGAGGGTATTCCCCTCGCCCTCTCTTGGGGGCGTTGAGAGCCTGGCATCCTACCCCGTGATGAGTGCCGCCAAGACTATGCCAGAGGAGAGGCGCAGGCTCCTCGGAATTACCCCAGGCCTCATCAGGCTCTCGGTTGGCGTTGAGGACGCCGATCTTCTCATCGAGGACATAGACAGGGCCCTGGGGGGTGGTTGA
- a CDS encoding methylenetetrahydrofolate reductase C-terminal domain-containing protein, whose translation MVDIQVTTCPKDLLNGPCGGALNERCEVDGKECPWVRILERFNVDPATLFEEHPLLLELEDLVERDSRPRDSAFWQNLERGRAFSVEFPVAAVSKPEESLQVLREIRANLVTVPDNPLGYPHYDPIAVACYLKSLGLRSGVMPHITAKDRNLNALTSELRTAQVFGCEAVLLTTGDWPGFAVPSRPVFDVDASNLIRLARLVFAGVMPTKEVLEVESRPRVASTMNPHYRPKLEARRLARKLIAGSEAFFTQVVAAGESATGISKIVEELKKYADVDVPIIASVLYPMKEEMKPFLRALGIPVGDEPFEALLEELKAVEAVRGLNLIVSSRSLEEWLGLWREAREIIKGVFE comes from the coding sequence GTGGTTGATATCCAGGTGACAACGTGTCCAAAGGATCTCCTCAACGGTCCTTGCGGGGGGGCGCTGAACGAGAGGTGCGAGGTGGATGGAAAAGAATGCCCCTGGGTCAGGATACTGGAGAGGTTCAACGTTGACCCCGCGACTCTCTTTGAAGAGCATCCATTACTCCTTGAGCTCGAAGACCTCGTGGAGAGAGACTCCAGGCCCAGGGATTCGGCTTTCTGGCAGAACCTAGAGAGGGGAAGGGCCTTCAGCGTTGAGTTCCCCGTGGCGGCGGTCTCAAAGCCCGAGGAATCCCTCCAGGTTCTTAGAGAGATCAGAGCTAACCTGGTAACGGTGCCAGATAATCCCCTTGGATATCCTCACTACGACCCCATTGCGGTGGCCTGCTACCTTAAATCCCTGGGACTGCGCTCTGGAGTAATGCCACACATCACCGCAAAGGACAGGAACCTGAACGCCCTGACGTCAGAGCTCAGGACCGCCCAGGTCTTCGGCTGTGAGGCCGTTCTGCTTACAACCGGCGACTGGCCGGGCTTTGCGGTACCCAGCAGGCCCGTATTTGACGTTGACGCCTCGAACCTGATACGCCTGGCCAGGCTCGTCTTTGCAGGGGTGATGCCGACCAAGGAAGTCCTTGAAGTCGAGAGCAGGCCGCGGGTTGCGAGCACAATGAACCCTCATTACAGACCCAAACTGGAGGCAAGGAGACTGGCAAGGAAGCTGATAGCGGGAAGTGAGGCCTTTTTCACCCAGGTGGTAGCGGCGGGGGAGAGCGCAACTGGGATTTCAAAGATCGTTGAAGAGCTCAAGAAATACGCGGACGTTGATGTCCCGATAATCGCATCGGTGCTCTACCCCATGAAGGAGGAGATGAAGCCCTTCCTTAGGGCTCTGGGCATACCCGTGGGGGATGAGCCATTCGAGGCCCTTTTGGAGGAGTTAAAGGCCGTGGAGGCCGTGAGGGGCCTCAACCTCATAGTCAGCTCCAGGAGTCTGGAGGAATGGCTGGGCCTCTGGAGGGAGGCCAGAGAAATAATCAAGGGGGTGTTTGAATGA
- a CDS encoding RNA-binding protein gives MAQLKAHHVRLTTFIQATEDEDKVLDAIATFIPEEIDEDDVLFDILETEGYFGNPIKVVNVEIKRSKAVRKFLEYFKELLSEEDKKYLLDHLDEKVDEEGTFYVRFNKQKAYLGEAEVDEGPDVIQVRIKVKAFPMRKEAVVKAIREWLEE, from the coding sequence ATGGCGCAGCTCAAGGCACACCACGTTAGGCTCACAACCTTCATCCAGGCGACGGAAGACGAGGACAAGGTGCTCGACGCGATAGCGACGTTCATTCCAGAGGAGATAGACGAGGACGACGTCCTCTTTGACATCCTAGAGACGGAGGGCTACTTCGGGAACCCAATAAAGGTTGTGAACGTCGAGATAAAGAGGAGCAAAGCGGTAAGAAAGTTCCTGGAGTACTTCAAGGAACTGCTCAGTGAGGAAGATAAAAAGTACCTTCTCGACCACCTCGATGAGAAGGTCGACGAGGAGGGAACTTTCTACGTCCGCTTCAACAAGCAGAAGGCCTATCTCGGTGAGGCAGAGGTTGACGAGGGGCCCGACGTCATTCAGGTTAGGATAAAGGTCAAGGCCTTCCCGATGAGGAAGGAAGCGGTCGTCAAAGCGATTAGGGAGTGGCTGGAGGAATGA
- a CDS encoding Ribonuclease P protein component 3 — protein sequence MSEEEVSFSRDYFVEMDVRDEEAHELASDWFDEVVFTKKLVLEDPPDWGSLKEELKELRGKYGKVALLLVTRKPSLIREVKSRNLKALLYVQGGDMRINRMAIESGVDALISPWFGRKDPGFDHTLAGMAARRGVAIGFSLSPLLNANPYGRAQILRFMMKTWQLVKKYRVPRFITSSAESRWEVRGPRDLMSLGINIGMEIPEARASLNFYPRTIVWKL from the coding sequence ATGAGCGAGGAGGAAGTTTCTTTTTCACGTGACTACTTCGTCGAGATGGACGTTAGGGATGAAGAGGCCCACGAACTTGCCAGCGATTGGTTTGACGAAGTAGTCTTCACAAAAAAGCTCGTCCTCGAAGACCCTCCAGATTGGGGCTCTCTAAAAGAAGAACTCAAGGAGCTCCGCGGGAAGTACGGAAAGGTCGCACTCCTCCTCGTGACCAGAAAGCCGAGCCTCATCAGGGAAGTAAAGAGCAGAAACCTCAAGGCCCTACTCTACGTTCAGGGCGGCGACATGAGAATAAACAGGATGGCAATAGAGAGCGGTGTAGATGCCCTGATTAGTCCATGGTTCGGCAGAAAGGATCCGGGCTTTGACCATACTTTGGCCGGAATGGCCGCGAGACGGGGAGTTGCGATAGGGTTCTCCCTCTCACCCCTCCTGAATGCTAATCCCTATGGGAGGGCGCAGATTCTCCGCTTCATGATGAAGACCTGGCAGCTGGTGAAGAAGTACCGCGTCCCCAGGTTTATCACGTCTTCCGCAGAGAGCAGGTGGGAAGTGAGGGGCCCGAGGGATTTGATGAGCCTTGGGATAAATATAGGAATGGAAATACCCGAGGCAAGGGCGAGCCTGAACTTCTACCCTAGAACTATTGTCTGGAAGCTTTAG